GGCGACCCGGCGCCGCTTTTCTCAACATCGGCTTTGGCGATGTTTCTCAAAAAGAGATCGCCAGGTCGATCTCGAGAAAAGCGGCGCCGGGTCGCCGCACTCCAAAAAAGAGGCCTCTCTCATCGTTTGATCAAATACAATATGAGGATGACAAGAGGGTGTAAATCTGGTATTTTTGCTCTTTCTCTAGAGGGGCAATTATGAACGAAAAGTACAAACAAGATTTTTTACATGCGGGCAAACTTGCTGGGCAGGTGCGCGCGTATGGTAAGTCTTTGATTACGCCTGGTGCCAGCTACAACGAGGTGATCAGAAAGGTAAACGCGAAGATCATCGAGCTTGGCGCCATTCCTGCATTTCCTCCGCAGATCGCTTTAAATGATGTTGCAGCCCACTACCTGCCGCAGCCAGACGAGGATATCCTCTTTTCAGATCAGCTGGTTAAGCTGGATGTCGGCATCTGCTACAACGGGGCGATCGGCGACTGTGCCGGGAGTATCGACCTCTCAGGGAAGTATCAGAATATTATCGACGCGGCTGAGAAGGCCCTTCTTGCAGCTGAAAAGAGCATTAAGGTCGGTATGCCCGTGCGCGCAATCGGTAAGATCATTCAAGAGACGATCTCCTCTTTCGGACTCTCTCCTGTTAAAAACCTCGCAGGCCACGGCCTTGGCTACTACAAGGTTCACACGCCTCCCATGATCCCCAACTACGACGATAGATCAACCGCTGTGATAAAGCCTGGCATGACGTTCGCTGTGGAGCCTTTTGCGACGAATGGAAAGGGTTTAATCTACGACGCGGGTAATCCCACTATTTTTTCTCAAATTAAGAACCGATCGCCGCGGTCGGCCGTTGCTCAACAGCTTTTTGCGAAGATCAACACCTTTAAAGGGCTTCCTTTTGCACTGCACGATCTCGTGCTGGAAAAGCTTACACTTGCAGAGGTGAGGGCCGCAGTAAAAGAGCTTTTAAACGAAGAGATCATTGCAGGCTACGCCCCTCTTGTAGAAGAGGAGCATGGAATGGTGGCTCAAGCTGAGAACTCAATTCTCGTCGACGAGAAGGGTCAAGTCTCCATCACAACGCGGATCTGATTGATGGAAATAGAAACGCTAGTCGAACTCACCGTGGAGCGTCTGGGGATCAATGGCGAGGGTGTTGCGCGCCTGGATGGCTACACGATCTTCGTCGATGGAGCGCTTCCCGGAGAGAAGGTGAAGGCTAGATTCTACGAGAAGCGGAAGAGCTTTGGGCGAGCTAAAATTGTACAGATTCTGGAGCGCTCGCCACACCGAATCAAGCCGATCTGCCCTCTCTTTGGCCGCTGCGGTGGGTGCCAGCTCATGCACTTGGACTATGCTGAACAGCTCAAGATGAAGCGACAGAAGGTGGTCGATGCGCTCGAGCGGATTGGAAAGATCTTCGATATCGACGTGTGCGATTGCAGCCCCTCTCCACAGCCCCTTGCCTACCGCAATAAGATTCAGCTGCCTCTTGTTGATGGCCGTCTTGGACTCTATGCACGGAGCACACACGATCTAATTGAGATCGATGGCTGCTTTATTCACTGCGCGCTCGGTGAGAGGATTTTTAAGGGGATCCGCCGGATGATCACCTGCTCTTCTGCAGCTTCGGAGATTAGACACGTCATCATTAAAACAGCTGTCCACACCGAGCAGGCGCTCGTCATTCTCGTCACCATGGGAAGAGCCTCTGCACCTTTGAAGCAGCTAGCTAGCGAGATTCTGAAGTTTGCTCCTGAAATTAAAGGCGTCGTGCAGAACATCAATCCCGCTGAAGGGAATGTCATTCTAGGAGAAGAGTTTGTCACGCTTGCAGGAGAGGGGTGGATAGAAGAGAGGCTTGCGGATCTCTCTTTCATCGTCTCTCCAGCCTCCTTTTTTCAGGTCAATCCCGCTCAAGCCGAACGCCTCTACCAGCAGGTGATCGATTTTGCAGACTTAAAAGGGGATGAGAGAGTTCTGGATGCCTACTGCGGAGTGGGCACGCTCTCTCTCGTGCTCGCGAAGCAGGCAAAAGAGGTCATTGGGGTAGAGTCTGTTGCTGAGGCTGTATCCGATGCTGTGAAGAATGCAGAGAGAAACGGGATCTCAAATGCTAGGTTTGTCTGTGACCAGGCGGAAAATTTTATCGCCACACTTAAAGAGATCGATCTTGCCATTCTCAATCCACCGAGAAAAGGATGCGAGGCTAGCCTGTTGCAGAAGCTGCTAGAGTTAAAGCCCAAACGCGTGATCTACGTCTCCTGCGATCCAGCAACGCTTGCAAGAGATCTTCAGCTCCTCTCCTCGGGTGGATATCAGATCGAAACTGTTCAACCCTTCGACATGTTCCCGCAGACCGCTCACGTCGAATCTGTCGTCTCTTTGCGGTACTCGTGAATGAGATTGGCGACGAGGCCGCTCCAGCCAGTCTGGTGTGAGGCACCGAGGCCTTGGCCGGTTTCGGCATGGAAGAACTCGAAGAACTGCACGTGATCGGTAAAATGGGGGTCTTGCATGAAAGGGAAGCTGCTTCCAAGAAATGGGCGGACTCCTGCGGAGTTCTTTGTAAAGAGCGAGATCATCCTATCTGCGAAGTAGTTTGAGATCTCTCCGATTCTTACAGGCCTCTCCTCTCCAACCTTTATCTGCACCTCATCTTTGTAGACTTTTGCATAGGTCTTAAGCGACTGGATCAGCAGGTAGCTAGTGGGGAACCAGATCGGCCCGCGCCAGTTGGAGTTACCCCCTTTAAGCTTATGCAGCGACTCTCCCGGTTCATACGAGACCTGCTTGTCTTTGTAGAAGAAGGGGTGGGCTTCATGGAATTTTGAGAGGCTGCGCAGTCCAAACTCGGAACGGAACTCTTGCGGGTTCCAGACGTAACTCAGGATGCTTTTAAGCTGCTGGCGATTGACCAGTGTGAGCAGGTAGCTCTTTTTACTCTCCTCTCCATCGAAGGGAATAGCACAGTCCTTGGAGAGTATGGGGCGGTTTTGGAGGAACCAGAGAAAGTCGCGCTTAAACTCTGGAAACTCTTCGAGCTCCTCTTCTGTAATCGTCTCAACTGCAAAGAGGGGAATGAGGCCCACAAGCGAGCGCACTCTAAACTTGGCGAAGTGGCCATCCGGAAAGGAGAGGACATCGTAGAAGAAGCCATCTTTTTCGCTCCAGAGCTCGTAGTGCTGGTTGCCCCGCTTTTTCATCGCATGGGCGATGTAGACAAAGTGCTGGAAGAATTTGGTCGCCATCGCCTCGTAGGTCTTATCCTCTTTCGAGAGCTCAAGAGCAATGCGCATGAGGTTTAGACAGAAGAGCGCCATCCATCCCGTTCCATCGGACTGGCGGAGCTTAGCCTCACCCTCAGGGCCGATCGAACGGTCGACGATCGTGATGTTATCCAGACCTAAAAATCCGCCTTCAAAGACGTTGAGTCCCGAGCTGTCCACTCGGTTTACCCACCAGGCGAAGTTCATAATCAGCTTTAGGAAGCACTTCTTGAGGAAGTCTCGATCTTCTACGCCATCTTTATCTCTTTGCATCTGGTAGAGGCGGAGTGCAACCCAGCTCTGAATCGGCGGGTTGAGATCGGAGAACTCCCACTCGTAGGCGGGGATCGCTCCATTCGGATGCTGAAACTGATCGAAGAGAAGCAGCCAGAGCTGCTCTTTGGCAAACTCGATGTCGATGAGAGCGAAACTTAAAGATTGTAGCGCCAGATCCCACGCGGCAAACCAGGGGTACTCCCACTTGTCTGGCATCGAGAGGATACGCATCGAGTTGAGATGGTTCCAATGGACGTTGCGTATGTTCTTGCGAGACTCTGGAGGTGGGTGTTTGGAGTTGTCGCCCTCTAGCCAGCGGTTCACATCGAAGAGGTAGATCTGTTTGCTCCAGAGCATGCCAGCAAGGGCCGTGCGCTGGATCATCTTCTCTTCGGCGGTAGCGTTTTTAGGGTGGACCGTCTCGTAGAATGCGTCTGCCTCCTTCCTTCGCTGTGCAACGATCTCTTCAACTTCGGAGAGGGGGCTCTGCTGAGGTGCATCGCAGAGTCTAAGATGCAGAACGATCGATTTTTTCGGAGGGATCGCTTCAAAGAAGTAGTGGAAGCAAGCTTTGGTTCCCTGCATCTCGGGATTCACCGTATCTTGTCCGTGGATCACCGCTTGATGGAAGCCATCTTTATAGAAGCGCTGATTGGAAGAGGCGTTCTCATTGTTGGTAAAGAGAGGCTTTCCTCCAGGAGAGGCGTAGAGATAGCGCTTGCCCAGGCGGTAATCAAACGCGAGCGTCGGTGGAGAGAGCGTCTGAGCGTCGTCGGCAATTAAACAGTGGGCATGGTGGGGGTCTTTTGAGATTACAGGCTCCGGCAGCCTCTCATCCTCCCAGCCCCAACGGTTGCGGAACCAGAGCTGTGGGAGGATGTGGAGCAGAGCGGGCTCGTTTCCACGGTTGATGATTTCGATGCGGATACAAGTGTCGTCAGGAGAGGCTTTTGCATATTCGATGAAGATATCGAAGTAGCGGCCCTCTGCGAAGACCCCCGTATCTACCAGCTCATACTCGTGCTCGTTAGTGCTTCTTTGAGCATTCACCTCTTTCAACTGCTGATAGGGGAATTCGCTCTGCGGGTACTTGTAGAGATACTTCATGTAGGAGTGGGTCGGAGTGCCATCCAGATAGTAGTAGCACTCTTTAACATCCTCTCCATGATTTCCCTGAAGGGAGGCGAGGCCGAAGAGCCTCTCTTTTAGAATGGGATCTTTTCCATTCCAGAATGCGGGTGAGAAGACGAGCGTCTGATACCTGTCGCACCAGCCCGCAATGCCA
Above is a genomic segment from Chlamydiales bacterium containing:
- a CDS encoding type II methionyl aminopeptidase; the protein is MNEKYKQDFLHAGKLAGQVRAYGKSLITPGASYNEVIRKVNAKIIELGAIPAFPPQIALNDVAAHYLPQPDEDILFSDQLVKLDVGICYNGAIGDCAGSIDLSGKYQNIIDAAEKALLAAEKSIKVGMPVRAIGKIIQETISSFGLSPVKNLAGHGLGYYKVHTPPMIPNYDDRSTAVIKPGMTFAVEPFATNGKGLIYDAGNPTIFSQIKNRSPRSAVAQQLFAKINTFKGLPFALHDLVLEKLTLAEVRAAVKELLNEEIIAGYAPLVEEEHGMVAQAENSILVDEKGQVSITTRI
- the rlmD gene encoding 23S rRNA (uracil(1939)-C(5))-methyltransferase RlmD; the encoded protein is MEIETLVELTVERLGINGEGVARLDGYTIFVDGALPGEKVKARFYEKRKSFGRAKIVQILERSPHRIKPICPLFGRCGGCQLMHLDYAEQLKMKRQKVVDALERIGKIFDIDVCDCSPSPQPLAYRNKIQLPLVDGRLGLYARSTHDLIEIDGCFIHCALGERIFKGIRRMITCSSAASEIRHVIIKTAVHTEQALVILVTMGRASAPLKQLASEILKFAPEIKGVVQNINPAEGNVILGEEFVTLAGEGWIEERLADLSFIVSPASFFQVNPAQAERLYQQVIDFADLKGDERVLDAYCGVGTLSLVLAKQAKEVIGVESVAEAVSDAVKNAERNGISNARFVCDQAENFIATLKEIDLAILNPPRKGCEASLLQKLLELKPKRVIYVSCDPATLARDLQLLSSGGYQIETVQPFDMFPQTAHVESVVSLRYS
- a CDS encoding glucosidase, coding for MKKKSTHNPEQLRIEERSLSEVPTWHKWGPYVSERAWGTVREDYSWNGDAWAYFPFEDSHKRVYRWGEDGIAGWCDRYQTLVFSPAFWNGKDPILKERLFGLASLQGNHGEDVKECYYYLDGTPTHSYMKYLYKYPQSEFPYQQLKEVNAQRSTNEHEYELVDTGVFAEGRYFDIFIEYAKASPDDTCIRIEIINRGNEPALLHILPQLWFRNRWGWEDERLPEPVISKDPHHAHCLIADDAQTLSPPTLAFDYRLGKRYLYASPGGKPLFTNNENASSNQRFYKDGFHQAVIHGQDTVNPEMQGTKACFHYFFEAIPPKKSIVLHLRLCDAPQQSPLSEVEEIVAQRRKEADAFYETVHPKNATAEEKMIQRTALAGMLWSKQIYLFDVNRWLEGDNSKHPPPESRKNIRNVHWNHLNSMRILSMPDKWEYPWFAAWDLALQSLSFALIDIEFAKEQLWLLLFDQFQHPNGAIPAYEWEFSDLNPPIQSWVALRLYQMQRDKDGVEDRDFLKKCFLKLIMNFAWWVNRVDSSGLNVFEGGFLGLDNITIVDRSIGPEGEAKLRQSDGTGWMALFCLNLMRIALELSKEDKTYEAMATKFFQHFVYIAHAMKKRGNQHYELWSEKDGFFYDVLSFPDGHFAKFRVRSLVGLIPLFAVETITEEELEEFPEFKRDFLWFLQNRPILSKDCAIPFDGEESKKSYLLTLVNRQQLKSILSYVWNPQEFRSEFGLRSLSKFHEAHPFFYKDKQVSYEPGESLHKLKGGNSNWRGPIWFPTSYLLIQSLKTYAKVYKDEVQIKVGEERPVRIGEISNYFADRMISLFTKNSAGVRPFLGSSFPFMQDPHFTDHVQFFEFFHAETGQGLGASHQTGWSGLVANLIHEYRKETTDST